ACGGGGATGGACAGGAGGTCCTGTACCTGGCAGAAGGTGATAATGTGAGGCTGGGCTGCCCCTACGTCCTGGACCCTGAGGACTATGGTCCCAATGGGCTGGACATCGAGTGGATGCAGGTCAACTCAGACCCCGCCCACCACCGAGAGAACGTGGTGAGTGCTGGGCACAGGGatctccttcctctgtgcttcatGATGTCTACCTGTTGGACAGCCAACATCCCAAGGGGAGAAGACTGACTTTGAACCTCCCCCAAGGCCTCTCAGGGAATGAGGCAATGGGGATGAGAGCTCTGCAATTGTGAATTAAGCTAGCCAGTCAGTCTATGTCCTCCCATCCCATTCTAAAGGGAAGATAAGGTGTAGTCTCTGCCTTCAAAAAGTTCCCAGTCTGACCATATATTTTTCCAAGTGCTTGATCTCACCTGATCTCACCAGTTCTGTAAGAGGTCAGTGGCTCAGgcatcattattctcatttttttttcagctgagAAAACAGAGTCTCAGAGAAGTTCAGTGAATTGCCCAAAGCAGCCAACCCACATGGCCCTCCTTGGCCCTGCCTGTTTCACCAcctgttttcctcttcttttcacaGTTCCTTAGTTATCAGGACAAGAGGATCAACCATGGCAACCTTCCCCATCTGCAGCAGAGGGTCCGCTTTGCAGCCTCAGACCCAAGCCAGTACGATGCCTCCATCAACCTCATGAACCTGCAGGTATCTGATACAGCCACCTATGAGTGCCGGGTGAAGAAGACCACCATGGCCACCCGGAAGGTCATTGTTACTGTCCAAGGTATGGCCAGACTCCTCTGAGCTCCTCTTTCCCTGGCTTCAGAGCCAAGGGCAGCTTGGCCACCttgagcctggctctgtctcttGGCTGGGCCCTGGCTTACCATTGTCTGCCTCCTTGCAGCACGACCTGCAGTGCCCATGTGCTGGACTGAGGGCCACATGACACGTGGCAACGATGTGGTACTGAAGTGCTATGCCAATGGGGGCTCCCAGCCCCTCTCCTACAAGTGGGCCAAGATCAGTGGGCACCATTACCCCTATCGAGCTGGGTCTTACACCTCCCAGCACAGCTACCACTCTGAGTTGTCCTACCAGGAGTCCTTCCACAGTTCCATAAACCAAGGTGAGAGGGCACTGGGCGAGGGTAGTGTGGGGATGAATGGAAGATCGGGGACTCTGGGATCTGTTGGGGTTTCCTTGGGTTATCAGTGCCATCAAATCCCCTGTGGGCGACCCTCCCTCTGGGCCTACCCCAGCagctgctacttttttttttgggacggagtttcgctcttgttgcccaaactggagtgcaatggtgtgatcttggctcactccgacatctgcctcccaggttcaagtgattcttctgcctcagcctcctgagtagctgggattatgggtacgTGCCAtcataaccagctaattttttttatttttagtagaaatggggtttcaccattttagccaggctggtctcaaactcctgacctcaggtgatccgcccacctcagcctcccaaagtgctaagattacaggtgtgagccaccatgcctggcccagcagCTGCTATTGAGAGGAGATGATAAGGCAAATGTGGAGAGTCAGTCAAAAGTACTATGGTGAATTTGGAGGGAGCATGGTCTCAGACAGAGCTGGGCTTGAATCCTGTCTGGGACACTGACTGGCTCCAAGTCTAGGGCAAGTGGCTTACCCTCCCTGTgccttaatttcttcatataTGGAAAGGGAATACTAATATATACCTTTCATGGTCATGAAAGCATTAAATGGGGGAGGTGTGTAAAGCTCCCAGTACATAGAGAAGCTGACAATATTCAGTCAAACAAAGAATAATAGAGCTAGGAGGAACCTTAGAGTTCCTCTTCCCCTGGCTTCCCCTGTCCTCACTGTACAAAGgagaccaaggctcagagagaggaTATATTTCCCTAAGGTCAGAGTGAATTAATGGTGTCTCTGTCTTGCTGCTGGGAGAGAGGTCCTTTCTTGCATCTCTTTCACAGCAGGGGAAAGGTGACTCACCTGGagagtggagtgtgtgtgtgtgtgtgtgtgtgggcgtaCACACATGCATAAGTCTTCCCTTCTTCCGGAGTGGGtgtcccatcccccaccccacaggGACTGAGGTTGGGGTGTGAACTCTGAGACCAGGTATTTCTGCACTTCACTTTCAGGCCTGAACAACGGGGACCTGGTGTTGAAGGATATCTCCAGAGCAGACGATGGGCTATATCAGTGCACAGTGGCCAACAACGTGGGCTACAGTGTTTGTGTGGTGGAGGTAAAGGTCTCAGGTAGGTGCAGCAGTCTAGAGGGCTGGGTGGTTGGGAGGGTTGAACTGGAGGAGGCTGGGCTCTAGTTTGGAGCCTTAGCTGCTTCTGCCTTTCCACTGCCATCCATTTGCCAGTGGGGGCTCCCAGCCCCTCTCCTACAAGTGGGCCAAGGTCAGTGGGTACAATTACCCCTACCGAGTTGGGTCTTACCTCTCCCAGCACAGCTTTCACTCTGTGCTCTAGAGCCCAGAGCGGCTGGAAGCCCTGGGAGAAGCATTCTGACACAAGGGGTTAACTTGCATCTCCCCATATCTTCCCCACTGGGTGTCCCAGGGCTAAGAgtccccctgggtccctctccctctttcccactAACCCCTGCCCTGGCATCTCCTGGTGCTGGTCCCTCAGGCTCCTGCCAGGCTGTGAGAAAGCCTGACCTGCCTCCACTTCTCTCCACAGACTCCCGGCGTATAGGCGTGATCATCGGCGCCATCCTGGGCTCTCTGCTCGCGCTGGGCTGCCTGGCCGTAGGCATTTGGGGGCTCGTCTGCTGCTGCTGCGGGGGCTCCGGGGCTGGCGGCGCCCGCGGTGCCTTCGGCTACGGCAACGGCGGCGGGGTCGGCGGAGGGGCCTGCGGCGACTTGGCTAGTGAGATCAGGTAAAACCTGATGCATGCTGCATGCTGCTGTGCGGCAGGGAACCGGCGCCCTGCCCACCTCACTCCTGCCTGCCACCGGCCGGCTGggccccccaccccaaccctgccCGCCATCGCCACGGAGTGCTGGGACTGCGGCATGTCGACCTGCCACCCAACGCATGgcttttccctccctttcccaccCTAGTCTTCACCTCTGCTCCCTGCCTTCCATTTCCCTCCTATCTACGCACCTGTCTGTCTTgtctagactgtaagctcctggagggcagggcctATGTTTTTTCACGTTTCCCCTGTACTGCGCCGGTGAGAACTCTGACATGATTATTTAAGATGAACTAATAATAAGAATAGTGCTAATAACTTATATTAgaagcaaactagaaataaaaatagaacaagtCTAGTAGTGCTAATGATTGCAATGCCTCGGGGATGGAGGGAAAGACGGAGAAGACTGAGGGGCAGgatgtgagaaagagagagattgctCGTACAAGGTCAGGGTTAGCTAAGGAAAGACGAAGAGGAAAAGCAGCTCCTTCTGGATCTCTATTTGAAGCGGTCGGCCGGCGAAACATCAGAAAGGGATTGGAGGGGCCTGGAGGGGGCTGCCTGCGGGGCTGTCCAGATACGCGTGGACAAGCCCTGTCTGGAGGATGGGGATGCTGGCCCCCGGACCGCTGCAGGGTCGCCGACCCAGGAAGGGGCACAAAGGAGAGTAGGTCCAGGCcgagggagagaggagggcaggTGGAGAGAGGCGAGGGCAGGTGGAGGGAGGCGCGGGAGACGAGAGGTTGCCAAGAGCCCTCGGCTCTGCCCAGGCCGTGCCCACGCCGCGCCGCGGAGCAGCCAGCTCACTCGCCCGCCTGTTGTTTTCCACAGAGAGGACGCCGTGGCGCCCGGGTGCAAGGCCAGCGGGCGCGGCAGCCGCGTCACCCACCTCCTGGGGTACCCGACGCAGAACGTCAGCCGCTCCCTGCGCCGCAAGTACGCGCCTCCGCCCTGCGGTGGCCCCGAGAACGTGGCCTTGGCGCCCTGCACCGCCGCCGCAGCCTGCGAAGCGGGCCCCTCCCCGGTCTACGTCAAGGTCAAGAGCGCGGAGCCGGCCGACTGCGCCGAGGGGCCGGTGCAGTGCAAGAACGGCCTCCTGGTGTGAGCGCGCGCGCCGGGCCGGGCTGCGCCCCGGCCGGGAGGAGGGCGCGGGGCTCTCTGTCCGCAGCTGGGGACACGTCGGGGCTGGGGCCGACCTCGCTCGCCCCAGGCTGCCAGGCGGCTGAGGGTGAAGGTATTTCCATAAGGAAATG
This DNA window, taken from Macaca mulatta isolate MMU2019108-1 chromosome 1, T2T-MMU8v2.0, whole genome shotgun sequence, encodes the following:
- the VSIG8 gene encoding V-set and immunoglobulin domain-containing protein 8 isoform X1; translated protein: MGVGGAFHLLLVCLSPALLSAVRINGDGQEVLYLAEGDNVRLGCPYVLDPEDYGPNGLDIEWMQVNSDPAHHRENVFLSYQDKRINHGNLPHLQQRVRFAASDPSQYDASINLMNLQVSDTATYECRVKKTTMATRKVIVTVQARPAVPMCWTEGHMTRGNDVVLKCYANGGSQPLSYKWAKISGHHYPYRAGSYTSQHSYHSELSYQESFHSSINQGLNNGDLVLKDISRADDGLYQCTVANNVGYSVCVVEVKVSDSRRIGVIIGAILGSLLALGCLAVGIWGLVCCCCGGSGAGGARGAFGYGNGGGVGGGACGDLASEIREDAVAPGCKASGRGSRVTHLLGYPTQNVSRSLRRKYAPPPCGGPENVALAPCTAAAACEAGPSPVYVKVKSAEPADCAEGPVQCKNGLLVFREEDSS
- the VSIG8 gene encoding V-set and immunoglobulin domain-containing protein 8 isoform X2, giving the protein MGVGGAFHLLLVCLSPALLSAVRINGDGQEVLYLAEGDNVRLGCPYVLDPEDYGPNGLDIEWMQVNSDPAHHRENVFLSYQDKRINHGNLPHLQQRVRFAASDPSQYDASINLMNLQVSDTATYECRVKKTTMATRKVIVTVQARPAVPMCWTEGHMTRGNDVVLKCYANGGSQPLSYKWAKISGHHYPYRAGSYTSQHSYHSELSYQESFHSSINQGLNNGDLVLKDISRADDGLYQCTVANNVGYSVCVVEVKVSDSRRIGVIIGAILGSLLALGCLAVGIWGLVCCCCGGSGAGGARGAFGYGNGGGVGGGACGDLASEIREDAVAPGCKASGRGSRVTHLLGYPTQNVSRSLRRKYAPPPCGGPENVALAPCTAAAACEAGPSPVYVKVKSAEPADCAEGPVQCKNGLLV